Part of the Candoia aspera isolate rCanAsp1 chromosome 1, rCanAsp1.hap2, whole genome shotgun sequence genome, ttttaaaaagaaatggatgcTATATCACTTTTGACATTTTgacagccgcccagagtcacttgttgagatgggcggttatagaaatcgaataaataaataaataaacaaacaaacaaataaataaattttgtttggcCTGATGGGGATTGTCATggtgggagggaagaaggaaacaagCACCTGAAGGGGTTCATTCTTGGTCTGGCAAATGCTCCCAGGTGGCCAAAGTCATTTACATTTCCCTTCAAAAAGATCATGGTGGATGGAGGACAAACATTCTCATCCATATTAAGATATATGGCTGCTCCTGGTTTAGCATTCTATCCCAGGGACTCAGAGCAGCTTTTCTAAATGTTAAATAGTTGTGTCACAATAATCTTCATGTCTAAGGAAACGAAATGGATACTTGAGGAAAAAATGACTATGTGGACAATTAAATATTTCAACCTTTTTATTTGTTACATAAATTACTGAATAAATACCAATAAACTACAAAGTGTTATCCAATAATACTTCTGCAAATGCATAAATATGGTGTTATAAATACATCTTATAAATAGAGACAAAAGTATATTCCTCTTTGCTCCTCCTTGAGTTTCAAATATCATAAGCATTGCACCTTTCAGGAGATCCATGTAGATCAACAAGACAAATAAAAAACAGGCTACGAATGATACCAAATTAGGACAGAGCAAGACATTCTTTTTGAAGCTGAAGAGAAGCGGGGCTTTCAATGGagacttttttttctgtcttagtGGCTGGATGGTAGACATCTGAAAACCTCCCCCCCCACACCAATTAAAGAAAGTGACCATTCTTCCATTCAGTATGCTCCcagaacatttaaatattttgaaacacTATAACAGATCTGAATAAAATCTTCCCTAATTCTAAAGGTGGCCATATTTCTGTGAAATTCAAAGCTAGCAGTTCCTTTCCAATTAGCCAAGCAAATGTTGTATTATCCTGATTGTTTCAGCCGATGGTGAATCACGTGACACCCTTGGTCATTTTTCAGCTACGTTAAAAAATCTTCTTCTGGTACGCTTTGGAAGCAGGAAAGGCACAGGTGCAGCCAACAGTGACCACCTGTTTCTCCAGCCaataggtttgcttgcaaccaataTGCTTGCGTCTGAGAACTAAGATCTCCTGCTGAATAGGAACAGAGTTCATAGCATAGTTTAGACCATTCCCTGTGGAATCCAGGCAAACGGTATAGCGGCAGCTGGCTTCAGAAATTATGTATGGGAATCTGTTAGGATCTTCCTTAACACTGTAAGTTAACAcacaaaagacaaagaaagatgTGATTCACGTGATAGCAAAACAGTTTCCTCTATTTTCATAGTATCCGTTTGTTGACAAGAAAAAGAGATTTCACCTTACAAGAAAGAGCTTGAAGTTGTTGCTTAGCATTATCACTATGCTAGTCCAGAATTTGTCAATGAGTCAATTCCTTATGTGGGCCTATTCTGAAGAAAGGTTATTCTCATCTCAGATAGTAGATTTAAGAAAGGAACAATAAAGAAAATTCTCCTAGATTATTTATATTGTCATGAATATGAGTGCAAAGACTTGAACTGGCCAATTGACTAAAAGTTGTGTTCACAAAGCCGTATTATATTTTTGCAGAACAATAAGTGTGATCATCAAGGATCTAATGGACTGATGAAAAATTCAAGTGACATTTGCCTATACAAGTATCAATCATCCTGTCTATTGTTTCAGAAAATGTGTATAGCATTTACATTTGCCAACCACATAAGACCTTGCAACTTTAGCAGTTCTTGCGTCCTAGACTTTTGAAGCACTCAAAAAACATTATGGGATTGTCACTTCCATACGATATCATAGTCAATATAGTTTAACAGTAAGAAGGTGAATTGTACCTGTAATCCCATGGAGAAAGAGATCTGTTTTTGACATCATGAAGCATCCTGTTGACTGGTTCTCCATGAGGAAGATGTATGTGCACCTTCACTGTCTCTGGGAACTTGGCATTCTCTTGGATTTCTGGCTGAGTTGGGCAGTTGTCGTCAGTCATTCTTGCACTGCCTTCcatcttgtttttattactgtttccTCCATGGGCTAAATTCCCCACTGCAAGCACCAGTACCAGCAGCCtgatctgtaaaagaattcctgGATGTATCAGACATAGGTAAGCACAAAGTGCCATCTCTTGTGCAAAAAAAGGTCCATCCCTAGTAGcttgcattattttaatattagaGTTTAGAGTTCAAATATTTAATTAGTTGATGGGAAGCAGTGGTTAATTTCCAAAATGAGGGGGACCAGGGCTCAGGATTAAATGAAATGCTGAACTGTATTGATTCTTTTCATGAAAATAATTGTCTTTAGAGGGTATTGAGAATTGTTTAAGACAGCCAGTGTGGTGCTGTGATTAAAGTGTACAACTAAGAGTGTAGAAATTCAGATTGCAAACCACCAACAGCCATGGAGGCTCATGgggtaattttgggccagtctGTCTCTTTCTATCTCATCCCAACCTccctcataggattgttgttggGGAAAAATTAGGAGTAGGAACACTACAGgatgtataccaccttgagcccctgaatgaaaggtgggatataaaccaaataaataagagagaaagaaagaatcatcCTTCAGTTTATCCTTCATCCTCAGAGGATCTGAGATAAGTATAGTTATATAGAAAGAACTAGgctctttccatttttgttatCAAATAGATTGGAAGATTTTGGTCCATGAGAAAAGGACATAATAACTGTAACTTGCACATGGAAGAATTATTTAAAGAAACTACGAAGACAGACCATGTGTGCAGATTAAGTGTTAGATATCTGGAGGTaaagagacagaaggaaattAACAGTTTTCTACAGCAATAAATAGTGCACTCACCAGTAAGGTCAATCTTTGGGATGTCATACTGTAACTACCCTTCTTGTTGTTATGACCTTGACTTGCTTGATGCTCTGCTTAGTAGCTCAAATCCTGTCCACAAGTGCAGTAGCATCTCTTTTTATATTGTCTCCGgaatctcagattttttttttcccattgcaaTGAAGTGATAGATTTCCACTTGTGGTTTTGGGGCTTTGtggctggctttaaaaaaaaaaaaaaacacgatTTCCTTCCAGGGCTATGTCTCATACAAACAAGGGGATATCAAGGGGAATCCACAAGGTTTTTGGATATAGAAGTTTTAGACCGAATGATTTGTTTGAATAAAATATAGATGTTATGCAGGATAATGGCATATTTTGTAAGTTTGCCTGATCAGCTTTGAGGAGTGTGATGAGCAGTGAGCCATATATTCTGTGATTATAGCCTATTCTTTAAAAAAGCCATTTAGAAAGCACTGCACATTCATGATCTATGTATTAAGAGACCACAACACATACCTGTCACTTGTATAAACTCCATCATTAACCCGTCTACAATTCACCGTAAAATAAACGTCATCTTTGTCTGGGGCCACTGCATATTGCAAAATTGTACTTCTTCCATTTGTTCTTCCTCtaaataaaggtgatattagcattttagcatggcatccatgcttCCTTTTGAAGTTTAGGAAACAGTGTTTTTCCTCTGAGCCAAAGCCATTTCTTCTGATGTGCAAAAACTAGCCCTTTCAGGGACTGTTAAACAGTAAGGCTGTATTCTGTCCTTGAGTGTTGCAAGTGTTAAAGAAACAAACaggtgggaaaggaggagatgcaACATATTTTAAGGGTGTCTGTCTTTTCTCATGTCTaatcaatgtttttattgtttgatttgttgctttctgATGTATCACATATATTGAATGTACGTATCATTGgtttctgtaccctatataaAGACTTGATCCCTCTTAATAAAATGCCTTTCATTTTGCCTGAAGTACCTGTGGTTCATATTGTcgggggcgggcgggcggggggcaaaaaagccactttgcaaaggtaTTGGGTGTTTCTCTCTCAAATTCAGGGACTCCACATCAGCTTGGAAGCCTGAGTTTTATGGGCAACAATAACAGAGATAGATAGctgtgaaaatattttcctacctCCAACTAAAAATTTTTTGGAAGTAAAGATGGCATGGACATCTGGATTCAGTAGGTATTATGAATAATTTCAAAGAGCAACTGAATTCTTCTAGTCAACTGTTAGAATTGCCAGGCACCCCCTATTAACCACACATATACAAAATTGCATGTGTTCTCCTGTATAGTCAAATGTAAATTGAGAGAACTTTTTACTGAGGTGTAGCACGCATAAAGCAGATTTATGTactattttttcattaatttgaTGAACTGCTACATTTACTTTTCGATTTGAGAAACTGTTAGGACTTCCGGGGAAGCAATGACAGACTGAAGGCTTCACTTTTTGCACAGCTGACGACCATGGAGAAACAAGGAGCCAGTGAACAGATCGGCACCTTGAAATTCCTCCCTGGATGAAGGGGAGGACCTGGGATTGCCCATAAGCATTCCATATGGATGCTTCCTGTGAAGAGACCATAaaacagcagtctccagtgggtgtagagctctgggagctgagGGAAAGTCACCTTTGCCCAAGCCACAGTTTGGAGCCTTCAGGTGGACACTGGGTTTGCCCACGTGCTTTCTGAATCACTTCGGGAAATggtttgttaactgctttttggatatCAAGAACCTTCAGAACGACAAGTTTCATCACACCGGGTGATTCTCCTTCAATCCTTTGCGAAAGAAGTTATATGAACTTAAAActtcagaactttttaaaaattattctgaaataaacagtaaagggtgattagaatgttacatttagaaagttttaaatggactaagggaccagatggattggaaataagattttgaatttaattataagaatccttcctgtgggttgtttaaaatcatattaaaatatatgaagattttgaatctaagtgtaagaaaccctcccatgggaaaatgttgtgGATTAGAGAAAAATATGATAAGAggagactttgaaggctggacaccagaggcaaccagaaagagctaaagattataattaaaggagaagagacccaccaatacagaatggagaaaagtattttaactttggaagaattcaagtgTATTTAGCAACTATGCACTCAGAAATTTCTCTTAAGTTTGTCTGCTACCATAAAAATGGGTTTAAACCCATGATTCAATCAGGGttgaaaaatatatatgatgTTCTTTCTAGTAGCTCTTAATGGGTTTttcttgaccaggactgaatgattaagctttaaatatttgtttatagataaaatataggaagaaaaggttttgggttttttttggttaaaatatAGATGTGTTTATTTCTGGTACATGTTAAACTTGAGAAGAAGTTTCTGAGAGGAGAAAAAGACAAGAAATTAACTTGTGGGATACTAtatgaagggattaaagattaaggTTTTAATATGTTgctgtttctggtagctcttaatggattttttttactaAGTtcaaatgatgaggctttaagtatttgtttatagataagaggtaaggaatgggaagaagaaaaaattttGTTGTATCTTCAGAGAAAATTATGTGTTACTGtgttaaaaagtaaagtaaaagaatatGAAACTTATTTATTTGACTAAGGTTAAgatatatatgttgttatttctggtaactcttaatggacttgcTGATTATTGAATAactttataatttgtttatagataagagatgagatacaggaagaagagatctttggttgaaatgttagagaagatgaaattgtttgtacttgttttgatgaagggggaagtcatttctttatatttcttttttctctttttttcttatgtattttttctttcctttccctttttttctctgcacttttcaattttttttactttttatatttttcttagtttgtgttagttttttatctttacatttttaaactttaatacaaattattattaaaaaaagagaaacagttaGATTAAATCTCAGTCACACACACAATTAACTTGATAAGCATTCAAGTTCAAAAGGCAGATAGATTTATTCATGTGCTCATACGGAGAAGCAATAATCTATGCTGTaccataaaagagaaaaatatgttAGTAATTATGCCAACTCCTTAGCACATAAGTAGCACAGTAAGTCTGAGTAATTTAAAGGTAGAAAAATCAAAAAGTAGAATAAGAAGTGGAAGGAAACTGTGTGGAAAGTCATTTTTAATTTACCAATTTATACCCTTTTTCCAAACCAAGCAACACATGGAAATGATGCAACCAGAAGGAATGCTAACGTTGATGAAAATTATGGACTGGACAGATGAAATGGATAGACAGGAAACATCCATGATACCTGCTTATGTGACATTGCTTACTTTGGCTTATGTGGTGATGTGCAAAAGCTTTCAAAATGATGTAGTGGTCTGCACaaagaggagagccagtttggcctagaaaccaggagactgtaaattctagtcccgcctgaggcacgaaagctggctgggtgaccttgggccagtccctctctcttagcccaacttgcctcacagggctgttgctgttgtggggaaaataggaggaggaaggaattattaggtacgttcactgccttaagttatttataaaaataataaaggattttaaaaatcttcagcaaaggatcgttaccttgtcgtggtgctggagcttgagcacctcaatgatgccatgagctaaaccgtgaagggccacccaagacgggaaggtcatgacagacaggtcagactaaatgcgatccctggggaaggtaatggcaacccaccccagtattcttgccgtgaaaactaaatggatcagtacaaccagagatatgtcggtataccatcggaagatgagacccccaggtcggaagatggtcaaaatgctactggggaggaacagaggatgagctcaactagccccagacgtgatgacgcagctagctcaaagccggaaggacggctagcggccgacggtgctggtggtgaacggcgaatccaatgttctaaggatcaacacaccatcggaacctggaatgtaagatctatgagccagggcaaattggatgtggttattggtgagatgtcaagattaaagatagacattctgggcatcagtgaactgaaatggactggaatgggccacttcacatcaaatgaccaccagatctactactgcggacaagaggaccacagaagaaatggagtagccttcataattaatagtaaagtggctaaagcagtgcttggatacaacccaaaaaacgacagaatgatctcaattcgaattcagggcaagccatctaacatcacagtgatccaaatatacgccccaaccacaaatgctgaagaagctgaagtagagcagttctatgaggatctgcagcacctactggacaacacgcctaaaagagatgttattttcatcacaggagactggaatgctaaggtgggcagtcaaatgacacctcgaattacaggtaagtatggcctgggagaacaaaacgaagcaggacacaggctgatagaattttgccaagacaattcactctgcataacaaacactctcttccaacaacctaagagacggctttatacatggacttcaccagatggacaacaccgaaatcagattgattacatcctttgcagccaaaggtggcagacatctgtacagtcagtaaaaacaaggcctggagctgactgtagttcagatcacgaacttcttcttgcacaatttaggatcagactaaagagattagggaagacccacagatcagctagatatgagctcactaatattcctaaggaatatgcagtggaggtgaagaatagatttaagggactggacttagtagatagggtcccggaagaactctggacagaagttggcagcattgttcaggaggcggcaacaaaatacatcccaaagaaagagaaaaccaagaaggcaaaatggctgtctgctgagacactagaagtagcccaagaaagaaggaaagcaaaaggcaacagtgatagggggagatatgcccaattcaatgcaaaattccagaggttagccagaagagataaggaattatttttaaacaagcaatgcgcggaagtggaagaagacaatagaataggaaggacaagagacctcttccagaaaattagaaacattggaggtaaattccaggcaaaaatgggtatgatcaaaaacaaagatggcaaggacctaacagaagaagaagagatcaagaaaaggtggcaagaatatacagaaaacctgtataggaaggataacaatatcggggatagctttgactgtgtggtcggtgagctagagccagacatcctgaagagtgaggttgagtgggccttaagaagcattgctaataacaaggcaacaggagacgacggcatcccagctgaactgttcaaaatcttgcgaggtgatgctgtcaaggtaatgcatgctatatgccagcaaatttggaaaacacaagaatggccatcagactggaaaaaatcaacttatatccccataccaaaaaagggaaacactaaagaatgttcaaactatcgaacagtggcactcatttcacatgccagtaaggtaatgctcaagatcctgcaaggtagacttcagcagttcatggagcgagaattgccagatgtacaagctgggtttagaaaaggcagaggaactagagaccaaattgccaatatccgctggataatggaaaaagccagggagtttcagaaaaacatctatttctgttttattgactattctaaagcctttgactgtgtggaccataacaaattgtggcaagttcttagtggtatggggataccaagtcatcttgtatgcctcctgaagaatctgtataacgaccaagtagcaacagtaagaacagaccacggaacaacagactgatttaagattgggaaaggagtacggcagggctgtatactctcaccctacctattcaacttgtatgcagaacacatcatgcgacaagctggccttgaggaatccaaggctggagttaaaatctctggaagaaacattaacaatctcagatatgcagatgataccactttgatggctgaaagcgaagaggaactgaggagccttatgatgaaggtgaaagaagaaagtgcaaaagctggtttgcagctaaacctcaaaaaaaccaagattatggcaaccagcttgattgataactggcaaatagagggagaaaatgtagaagcagtgaaagactttgtattcctaggtgcaaaga contains:
- the LOC134495754 gene encoding interleukin-17F-like yields the protein MALCAYLCLIHPGILLQIRLLVLVLAVGNLAHGGNSNKNKMEGSARMTDDNCPTQPEIQENAKFPETVKVHIHLPHGEPVNRMLHDVKNRSLSPWDYSVKEDPNRFPYIISEASCRYTVCLDSTGNGLNYAMNSVPIQQEILVLRRKHIGCKQTYWLEKQVVTVGCTCAFPASKAYQKKIF